Proteins from a single region of Haloplanus sp. GDY1:
- a CDS encoding CopD family protein: MVPLSHLLVRWLHLLAMAVALGGTALAWWVSRTADATTALVVAGRYEGAFWGALGVLAMTGVGNLGALAPAIPRGPWGAALVAKLGLVLAVLVGSAVRTATVVAARDRDAAAAPLERAYALTAVALVAVVGLAEVLAHG; this comes from the coding sequence ATGGTCCCCCTCTCACACCTGCTGGTCCGCTGGCTCCACCTCCTGGCGATGGCCGTCGCCCTCGGCGGCACCGCGCTCGCGTGGTGGGTGAGCCGAACCGCCGACGCGACGACGGCCCTCGTCGTCGCGGGGCGCTACGAGGGCGCGTTCTGGGGCGCGCTCGGCGTCCTCGCCATGACCGGCGTCGGCAACCTCGGCGCCCTCGCGCCCGCCATCCCCCGCGGCCCGTGGGGGGCGGCGCTGGTCGCCAAACTCGGCCTCGTCCTCGCCGTCCTCGTCGGGTCGGCGGTCCGGACGGCGACGGTGGTGGCCGCCCGCGACCGGGACGCCGCCGCGGCGCCGCTCGAACGCGCCTACGCCCTCACGGCCGTCGCCCTCGTCGCCGTCGTCGGTCTCGCGGAGGTGCTGGCGCATGGCTGA
- a CDS encoding ORC1-type DNA replication protein, producing the protein MTDDPDEGMLSWDESVFRDEHVFEIDYVPETFDHRETQLENLKYALRPAVRGSRPLNTMVRGPPGTGKTTAVLKLFGELSGQPGVRTVRVNCQLDSTRYAVFSRVFEHVFDYEPPSSGISFKKLFGQITDRLVDDDEVLVVALDDVNYLFYENEASDTLYSLLRAHEGSAGTRIGVIVVSSDLGLDIMEELDGRVQSVFRPEEVYFPVYDADEIVDILGERVDRGFHDGVVGTQELDRVAELTAESGDLRVGIDLLRRAGLNAEMRASKTVSVEDVEEAYDKSKYVHLSRCLRELTESERALVETIAEHDGQQAGTVYEAFHESTGLGYTRYSEIVNKLDQLGVIEADYADVEGRGRSRSLTLSYDAEAVLDRL; encoded by the coding sequence ATGACAGACGACCCCGACGAGGGGATGCTGTCGTGGGACGAGTCCGTGTTTCGGGACGAACACGTCTTCGAAATCGACTACGTGCCCGAGACGTTCGACCACCGCGAGACGCAACTGGAGAACCTGAAGTACGCCCTGCGTCCCGCGGTGCGTGGCTCCCGCCCGCTCAACACGATGGTCCGGGGGCCGCCGGGGACCGGCAAGACAACCGCCGTTTTGAAGCTGTTCGGCGAACTCTCCGGCCAGCCGGGGGTGCGGACCGTCCGGGTGAACTGCCAGCTCGACTCGACGCGCTACGCCGTCTTCTCCCGCGTGTTCGAGCACGTCTTCGACTACGAACCCCCCTCGTCGGGCATCTCGTTCAAGAAGCTGTTCGGGCAGATCACCGACCGCCTCGTCGACGACGACGAGGTGCTGGTCGTCGCGCTGGACGACGTGAACTACCTGTTCTACGAGAACGAGGCCTCCGATACCCTCTACTCGCTGCTTCGCGCCCACGAGGGATCGGCCGGGACGCGCATCGGCGTCATCGTCGTCTCCTCCGATCTGGGGCTGGACATCATGGAGGAACTCGACGGGCGCGTCCAGAGCGTCTTCCGGCCCGAGGAGGTGTACTTCCCCGTCTACGACGCCGACGAGATCGTCGACATCCTCGGCGAACGGGTCGACCGCGGCTTCCACGACGGCGTGGTCGGGACGCAGGAACTCGACCGCGTGGCCGAACTCACCGCCGAGAGCGGCGACCTCCGGGTCGGCATCGACCTGCTGCGTCGCGCCGGCCTCAACGCCGAGATGCGCGCCAGCAAGACGGTCAGCGTCGAGGACGTCGAGGAGGCCTACGACAAGTCGAAGTACGTCCACCTCTCCCGGTGTCTGCGCGAACTCACGGAGTCCGAACGGGCGCTGGTCGAGACCATCGCCGAACACGACGGCCAGCAGGCCGGCACGGTGTACGAGGCGTTCCACGAGTCGACGGGGCTCGGCTACACCAGATACTCCGAAATCGTCAACAAACTCGACCAGTTGGGCGTCATCGAGGCCGACTACGCCGACGTCGAGGGCCGGGGACGCTCCCGGTCGCTCACCCTCTCCTACGACGCCGAGGCGGTTCTCGACCGGCTGTGA
- a CDS encoding PQQ-binding-like beta-propeller repeat protein: MGWDGFTRRTYLAAVAGGLTAGCGGRADEAPTPSATATAEPIKTESPEPTAEAAASLGAAFERGSGTCALDAAAIPDGTWPMTHHDPAGTNAAPAVNGPTEFPLNERWTMSALEAQVTFPVADDRFVYLVAADPDTDPSVPVSAVLCHDPRRNGEIQWRRRVDAVPIGPPVTADGTVYVAFGTPESARVQAIDRADGSLRNVYDLPGRFVGGLATAGTSLVMPTEDAYRVVDARTGEHCWSFAPNALRGSERRDRKIRAAAVADGAAFVGTGYPDGQPTTGVGHLYAVDPSIPGMRWHAPVDGPVGRVAAAEGAVVATTGNGVVGFDPRAGERLWAATAESSVRPATLAVADGVAVYGTRRTLHGLDVATGAERWSLPFGVRGDVIVVGDVLYAVGRTDPTSQRILLAAVDAGTGTPRWQQEIYDPIVDVMAAGGYLYSITSDGRLFAFSSV; this comes from the coding sequence ATGGGTTGGGATGGGTTCACACGGCGCACGTACCTCGCCGCCGTCGCGGGGGGACTGACCGCCGGCTGTGGGGGGCGTGCGGACGAGGCGCCGACGCCGTCGGCGACCGCCACGGCCGAACCGATCAAGACGGAGTCGCCGGAGCCGACCGCGGAGGCGGCGGCCTCGCTCGGCGCGGCGTTCGAGCGGGGGTCGGGGACCTGTGCGCTGGACGCGGCGGCCATCCCCGACGGCACGTGGCCGATGACCCACCACGACCCCGCCGGGACGAACGCCGCGCCCGCGGTCAACGGCCCCACCGAATTCCCGCTCAACGAGCGCTGGACCATGTCGGCGCTCGAAGCGCAGGTCACCTTCCCCGTGGCCGACGACCGGTTCGTCTACCTCGTGGCGGCCGACCCCGACACCGACCCGAGCGTCCCGGTTTCGGCCGTGCTGTGTCACGACCCCCGACGCAACGGCGAGATCCAGTGGCGCCGTCGGGTCGACGCCGTGCCCATCGGCCCGCCGGTCACCGCCGACGGGACGGTGTACGTCGCCTTCGGCACCCCGGAGAGCGCGCGCGTCCAGGCCATCGACCGCGCCGACGGGTCGCTCCGGAACGTCTACGACCTCCCCGGCCGGTTCGTGGGCGGCCTGGCGACCGCCGGCACGAGCCTGGTGATGCCGACGGAGGACGCCTACCGCGTCGTCGACGCCCGCACGGGCGAGCACTGCTGGTCCTTCGCACCGAACGCCCTGCGGGGGAGCGAGCGCCGGGACCGGAAGATCCGCGCGGCCGCCGTCGCCGACGGCGCCGCGTTCGTCGGCACCGGCTATCCGGACGGCCAGCCGACGACCGGGGTGGGTCACCTGTACGCGGTCGATCCCTCCATCCCCGGGATGCGGTGGCACGCGCCCGTGGACGGCCCGGTCGGCCGCGTCGCGGCCGCCGAGGGCGCCGTCGTCGCCACGACCGGCAACGGCGTCGTCGGCTTCGATCCCCGGGCGGGCGAGCGGCTGTGGGCCGCCACCGCCGAGTCGTCCGTCCGCCCGGCCACGCTCGCGGTGGCGGACGGCGTCGCCGTCTACGGCACCCGGCGGACGCTCCACGGCCTCGACGTCGCGACGGGGGCCGAGCGCTGGTCGCTCCCCTTCGGCGTGCGCGGCGACGTGATCGTCGTCGGCGACGTCCTCTACGCGGTCGGGCGGACGGACCCGACGAGCCAGCGCATCCTCCTCGCCGCCGTCGACGCGGGGACGGGCACCCCGCGCTGGCAACAGGAGATATACGACCCCATCGTCGACGTGATGGCGGCCGGCGGCTACCTCTACAGCATCACCTCCGACGGCCGCCTGTTCGCGTTCAGCAGCGTCTAA